The Psychroflexus sp. ALD_RP9 region TCCTCCAATGCTGTGTTCTCTCATGCTATCATTAGCATCTTTAACAGTAGCAGTTATTGGTAATGTAACAGGGTCTATAATCATACCACTTTCAGCACGCTTAACACGTCTAACTTTAAGTGCCTGAGCTTCAATTGTCATATTTTTATGTAAAACACCTATGCCGCCTTCTCGCGCAATTGCAATAGCCATTCGAGACTCTGTAACTGTATCCATAGCAGCTGAAACTATAGGGACATTAAGGCTTATATTTTTGGTGAATTTACTTTGAATACTAACTGTTCTAGGCAGAACATCTGAGTATGCTGGAACTAATAGAACATCGTCATAAGTCAGTCCAAGTCCTTTTACTTTTGAATTAGTCATTGCAATTAGATTTAATTGCATGCAAATATAGACTTTTTATTTGGGGCTGAGTTAGAGCTAATTATAATTTAATGATAAATTAAAAGCCGTTTCGATTGAAACGGCTTTTGTGTTAGTAAAGCAAAATATATAATTACATATTTCGTCTGTACTGACCTCCTACTTCAAATAATGCTTCTGTAATTTGACCTAAGGAACAATATTTTGTCGCTTCCATCAATTCTTCAAACATATTGCGATTATTAATAGCTGCATCTTGAATTTTACTTAAATATTCTTCCGCTTTATTTTCGTAAGCTTGATGTAATTTATTTAAGGTGCTAATTTGAAACTCCTTTTCGTCTTCCGTAGCACGAATTACTTCTCTTGGCTTCACCGTTGGAGAACCTTTTGAACTTAAAAATGTATTTACCCCAATAATTGGGAATTCGCCAGTGTGTTTCAAAGTTTCGTAATGTAAACTTTCTTCTTGAATTTTACTGCGCTGATACATGGTTTCCATAGCGCCTAAAACGCCACCGCGTTCGGTTAAACGATCAAATTCAGTTAAAACGGCTTCTTCTACTAAATCGGTTAACTCTTCAATAATAAAAGCCCCTTGAATTGGATTTTCATTCTTCGCCAAGCCTAATTCTTTATTGATAATCAACTGAATAGCCATGGCGCGTCTTACCGATTCTTCTGTAGGTGTGGTAATGGCTTCATCGTAAGCATTGGTGTGCAATGAATTACAGTTATCATAAATGGCATATAAAGCTTGTAAAGTTGTTCTTATATCATTAAAGTCAATTTCCTGCGCATGCAATGAGCGACCTGAAGTTTGAATATGATATTTTAGCATTTGTGCTCGTGGATTAGCACCGTATTTATCACGCATGGCTTTCGCCCAAATTCTTCTAGCAACTCTACCAATTACCGCATATTCAGGGTCGATTCCATTGGAGAAAAAGAAACTTAAGTTAGGCCCAAATTTGTTGATATCCATTCCACGGCTTAAGTAATATTCTACATATGTAAAGCCATTAGAAAGCGTTAAAGCTAATTGGGTAATTGGGTTGGCTCCTGCTTCTGCGATATGATATCCAGAAATGGAAACTGAGTAGAAATTTCTAACTTTATTTTCAATAAAATATTCTTGAACATCACCCATTAATCGCAAAGCAAATTCAGTTGAAAAAATACAAGTGTTTTGCGCTTGGTCTTCTTTTAAAATATCTGCTTGAACGGTACCACGAACTACAGCTATGGTTTCTGCTTTTATTTTTTGATACACATCTGCAGGCAAAACTTGATCTCCGGTAACGCCTAACAACATTAAACCAAGACCGTTATTTCCTTCTGGTAAATCTCCGTTGTACTTAGGTCTTTCTAAGCCATTTTCCTTGTAGATTTGTTTAATTTTAGCTTCTACTTCGTTTTCAAGTCCGTTTTCAGTAATGTATTTTTCACATTGCTGATCGATAGCCGCATTCATAAAAAACCCAAGAAGCATTGGTGCTGGACCGTTAATGGTCATACTTACCGAAGTCATGTGATGTGCTAAATCGAAACCAGAATACAGTTTTTTAGCATCGTCTAAACAACAGATTGAAACTCCTGCATTTCCGATTTTTCCATAAATATCTGGACGGTGATCAGGATCGTTTCCGTAAAGGGTAACCGAATCGAAAGCAGTAGATAAACGCTTCGCCGGTAAACCTTGACTTACATAATGAAATCTACGGTTGGTGCGCTCAGGTCCGCCTTCTCCAGCAAACATTCGAGTTGGATCTTCTCCAGTGCGTTTAAACGGATATAAACCGCCTGTGTACGGGAATTCGCCTGGTACATTTTCTTGCAACATCCATTTGAGTAAATCGCCCCAGGCTTGGTATTTAGGCAAGGCAATTTTAGGAATTTGCTGATGCGAAAGTGATTCGGTATGCGTTTCTATTTTGATTTCTTTATCGCGAACTTTAAAACTGTAAATCGGATCTTTATATCGCTTTACGGTAGATTCCCAACTTAATATTTTTTCCCAATTGTATGGGTCTAAATCCATTTTTACCCGATCGAATTCTTTTTTGAGTAAACCAACTAATTGTTCGTTTTCAGGTGAAGTATTGTTTTGTAATGCATCTTCTTCAATTCCATTTTTATC contains the following coding sequences:
- a CDS encoding methylmalonyl-CoA mutase family protein, encoding MEQQKPYTPKNQIRIVTAASLFDGHDAAINVMRRIIQSTGVEVIHLGHDRSVEEVVNTAIQEDVNAIAMTSYQGGHNEYFKYMYDLLQEKGASHIKIFGGGGGVILTEEIEDLMNYGITRIYSPDDGREMGLQGMINDLVEKSDFPTPKLVEAEKTSENLKNKNVNTIARLISLAENRHEEFKSVFEPIQKSSNNEVPVLGITGTGGSGKSSLVDELVRRFLVDFDDKQIGIISVDPSKRKTGGALLGDRIRMNAINSPRVYMRSLATRQSNLALSKYVQEAVEVLKAANYDLIILETSGIGQSDTEILDHSDVSLYVMTPEFGAATQLEKIDMLDFADLVAINKFDKRGAKDALRDVKKQYQRNHQLWDAKLDTLPVYGTIASQFNDPGMNVLYKQIMDLVADKTKAQLNSTYEITDEMSEKIFVIPPARTRYLSEIAENNRSYDQKVNHQVEVAQKLYGIYKTLSSSVEAELALDKNGIEEDALQNNTSPENEQLVGLLKKEFDRVKMDLDPYNWEKILSWESTVKRYKDPIYSFKVRDKEIKIETHTESLSHQQIPKIALPKYQAWGDLLKWMLQENVPGEFPYTGGLYPFKRTGEDPTRMFAGEGGPERTNRRFHYVSQGLPAKRLSTAFDSVTLYGNDPDHRPDIYGKIGNAGVSICCLDDAKKLYSGFDLAHHMTSVSMTINGPAPMLLGFFMNAAIDQQCEKYITENGLENEVEAKIKQIYKENGLERPKYNGDLPEGNNGLGLMLLGVTGDQVLPADVYQKIKAETIAVVRGTVQADILKEDQAQNTCIFSTEFALRLMGDVQEYFIENKVRNFYSVSISGYHIAEAGANPITQLALTLSNGFTYVEYYLSRGMDINKFGPNLSFFFSNGIDPEYAVIGRVARRIWAKAMRDKYGANPRAQMLKYHIQTSGRSLHAQEIDFNDIRTTLQALYAIYDNCNSLHTNAYDEAITTPTEESVRRAMAIQLIINKELGLAKNENPIQGAFIIEELTDLVEEAVLTEFDRLTERGGVLGAMETMYQRSKIQEESLHYETLKHTGEFPIIGVNTFLSSKGSPTVKPREVIRATEDEKEFQISTLNKLHQAYENKAEEYLSKIQDAAINNRNMFEELMEATKYCSLGQITEALFEVGGQYRRNM